A window from Rhizosphaericola mali encodes these proteins:
- the rlmD gene encoding 23S rRNA (uracil(1939)-C(5))-methyltransferase RlmD, whose translation MRRKKERIVLENVLVTDYAAEGKSLARVEGKVVFIENSIPGDIVNVQLSKNKKDFAEGFPLRVVQYSPERIEAFCTHFGICGGCSWQTLPYELQLKYKQQQVVDNLTRIGKIELPEIQPILGCGETQGYRNKMEYTFSTKKYIPRENFIALKEDNLLDNAQNEGAAGFHAKGFFDKVVEIEKCYLQEEPTNKIRNFVAAWGRENNIPFYNIKEHTGWLRNMMVRIATTGEIMINLVVGYEKKSWREEILGKIETEFPEITTILYTINEKKNDSIYDLEPKSWKGNGFIYEKLEHFKFKISPKSFFQTNTRQAEKLYQVVRDFAELDGSQVVYDLYCGTGSIGIFVSDKAKKIVGVEVIDDAIKDAKINAAENNVNDAVFFAGDVIKICDDAFFEEHGKPDIVITDPPRAGMHEKLVQKLLEMEVPEIVYVSCNPATQARDLALLDAKYQVIKVQPVDMFPHTLHIENVVKLKLKK comes from the coding sequence GTGAGACGCAAAAAAGAAAGAATCGTTTTAGAAAATGTATTGGTAACGGATTATGCCGCGGAAGGCAAATCTTTGGCTAGAGTGGAAGGTAAAGTAGTTTTTATAGAAAACTCTATTCCTGGAGATATCGTCAATGTACAATTATCCAAAAATAAAAAGGATTTCGCAGAAGGTTTTCCTTTGAGAGTCGTTCAATATTCTCCAGAGAGAATTGAAGCCTTTTGTACACATTTCGGTATTTGTGGTGGTTGTAGTTGGCAAACTTTGCCTTACGAATTGCAATTGAAATACAAACAACAACAAGTTGTGGACAATCTTACACGTATAGGTAAGATTGAATTGCCTGAAATTCAACCCATTTTAGGATGTGGCGAAACGCAAGGTTATCGCAACAAGATGGAATACACTTTTTCCACAAAAAAATATATACCAAGAGAAAATTTCATCGCTCTGAAAGAAGATAATCTTTTGGATAATGCGCAAAATGAAGGTGCTGCTGGATTTCATGCGAAAGGTTTTTTCGATAAAGTAGTAGAAATTGAAAAATGCTATTTACAAGAAGAACCAACCAATAAAATAAGAAATTTCGTTGCCGCTTGGGGACGGGAGAATAATATTCCTTTTTACAATATCAAAGAACATACGGGTTGGTTGCGTAACATGATGGTGCGTATCGCGACCACAGGGGAGATCATGATTAACCTTGTTGTTGGTTACGAAAAGAAATCGTGGAGAGAAGAAATTTTGGGTAAAATAGAGACAGAATTTCCAGAAATTACGACCATTCTTTATACGATCAACGAAAAGAAAAATGATAGTATTTACGATTTAGAACCTAAATCGTGGAAAGGAAATGGTTTTATTTATGAAAAATTAGAACATTTCAAATTTAAAATAAGTCCAAAATCATTTTTCCAAACCAATACGCGACAAGCGGAAAAATTATATCAAGTTGTTAGAGATTTTGCGGAGCTCGATGGTTCGCAAGTCGTATACGATTTATATTGTGGTACGGGAAGTATCGGAATTTTTGTAAGTGATAAAGCAAAGAAAATTGTCGGAGTTGAAGTTATCGACGATGCAATTAAGGATGCAAAAATTAATGCAGCGGAGAATAATGTAAATGATGCTGTGTTTTTTGCAGGGGATGTGATTAAGATATGTGATGATGCTTTTTTTGAAGAACATGGTAAACCTGATATTGTTATCACCGATCCTCCAAGAGCAGGCATGCATGAAAAATTGGTACAAAAATTATTGGAAATGGAAGTTCCAGAAATTGTATATGTAAGTTGTAATCCTGCTACGCAAGCACGTGATTTAGCTTTGTTAGATGCAAAATATCAAGTTATAAAGGTGCAACCTGTTGATATGTTTCCACATACATTGCATATCGAAAATGTAGTAAAACTCAAATTGAAAAAATAA
- a CDS encoding TetR/AcrR family transcriptional regulator, translating to MDKKSQIIASATELFARKGFEGTSIRDIASQAGVNLAMINYYFGSKEKLFEAVMVSDSEYMLAIYKELADRQDMLTIDKVYAVIDYHVEKLMRKREFHKLLHHEIMLNQRMEVSDIIRDIIKKNKTLLSQIVNDGIIKGEFRQVDVALTMSLIFGTINQLFLSKTICNVVLDNNDCTKDPFTPELKDRVVVFMKDVMQRILLK from the coding sequence ATGGATAAAAAATCACAAATAATAGCTTCTGCAACCGAGCTTTTTGCTCGTAAAGGGTTTGAAGGAACCTCTATACGAGATATAGCCTCTCAGGCTGGAGTAAATCTTGCGATGATTAATTATTATTTTGGTTCCAAAGAGAAATTATTTGAGGCGGTGATGGTTTCAGATTCTGAATATATGTTGGCTATCTACAAGGAATTGGCGGATAGGCAGGATATGTTGACCATTGATAAGGTCTATGCGGTTATTGATTATCATGTGGAGAAGTTGATGAGAAAGCGTGAATTTCATAAGCTATTACATCATGAAATCATGTTAAATCAACGTATGGAGGTGAGTGATATAATAAGAGATATTATCAAGAAAAATAAAACTTTATTATCACAAATCGTCAATGATGGTATTATCAAAGGTGAGTTTAGGCAGGTAGACGTGGCTTTGACGATGAGTTTAATTTTTGGGACAATTAATCAATTGTTTCTTTCTAAGACCATTTGTAATGTGGTTTTAGATAATAATGATTGTACCAAAGATCCTTTTACTCCTGAGTTAAAAGATCGAGTAGTGGTGTTTATGAAAGATGTCATGCAGAGAATTTTATTAAAATAA
- a CDS encoding transglutaminase family protein: MAIFEIKHITKYKYDVPVFESVNEIKIFPLQCQEQEVKSQEVIISNHPDVFHFFDYWGNKTGVFNVLESHQTLEIESRLKIVTFNQNVPSLNLHATVGDLSSLVPSDIRLIELTTPDHIAHHQALKGVINGFFQKSTVVASVVSDCAFYVYQHLNYTKGITTTETNVDEILNKGGGVCQDFAHVLLEMLRIAGIPARYVSGYICSNNGQMRGEGATHAWVEAFIPDFGWAGIDPANNIWVTDMHVKLAIGRSFADCSPTKGVFRGFGIQSLSVLVNIGFEDGSVLENESNVNEYEEAGVTIPEPLDALKTETEDAKEQKQQ, translated from the coding sequence ATGGCGATTTTTGAAATTAAGCATATAACGAAATATAAATACGATGTTCCCGTATTTGAAAGTGTAAATGAAATAAAAATTTTCCCACTGCAATGTCAAGAACAGGAAGTGAAAAGTCAAGAAGTGATTATTTCGAATCATCCAGATGTATTTCATTTTTTTGATTATTGGGGAAATAAAACAGGCGTTTTCAATGTATTAGAATCGCATCAAACACTGGAAATTGAAAGCAGATTGAAAATTGTCACTTTTAATCAAAATGTTCCGAGTCTGAATTTGCATGCGACCGTGGGTGATTTATCGAGTTTAGTTCCTTCGGATATTCGATTAATTGAGTTGACAACACCTGATCATATTGCGCATCATCAAGCATTAAAGGGTGTTATTAATGGATTTTTCCAAAAATCGACAGTCGTGGCTTCTGTTGTCTCTGATTGTGCTTTTTATGTTTATCAGCATTTGAATTATACCAAAGGAATTACAACCACCGAAACAAATGTGGATGAAATTTTGAATAAAGGTGGTGGCGTTTGTCAAGATTTTGCACATGTTTTATTGGAAATGTTGCGTATTGCTGGTATTCCAGCACGTTATGTGAGTGGTTATATATGTAGCAATAATGGGCAAATGAGGGGAGAGGGTGCAACGCATGCTTGGGTAGAGGCTTTTATTCCTGATTTTGGATGGGCAGGTATAGATCCGGCAAATAATATTTGGGTAACGGATATGCATGTCAAATTGGCCATTGGTCGTAGCTTCGCTGATTGCTCGCCTACCAAAGGGGTATTTCGTGGATTTGGAATACAATCACTTTCTGTATTAGTAAATATTGGTTTTGAAGATGGTTCTGTTTTAGAAAATGAATCAAACGTTAATGAATATGAAGAAGCGGGAGTGACCATCCCCGAACCTTTGGATGCATTAAAAACCGAAACCGAGGACGCTAAGGAGCAAAAACAGCAATAA
- a CDS encoding outer membrane beta-barrel protein, protein MMKFNLLSVLCLGLFSFNQVSAQRFKDRSELSVGPEFAFPIGNFNDVSTFGFGGTAKYSYHFDDRFAVSLQSGWIKFNNSNYSNGYYHGDGNSNFAAIPIKVGGRYSFSRFYVEPQIGFTYFSNESAYQNRSTTFALNTGVYINKFLTADVRWERWNRGGYGASLIGARVAYWFRFSNKKDYNHWK, encoded by the coding sequence ATGATGAAGTTTAACCTATTGTCCGTTTTATGCCTTGGTCTTTTTAGTTTTAATCAAGTTTCTGCTCAGCGTTTTAAAGATAGATCTGAATTAAGTGTGGGACCAGAATTCGCATTTCCTATTGGGAATTTTAATGATGTAAGTACGTTTGGTTTTGGAGGTACCGCTAAGTATTCTTATCATTTCGATGATAGATTTGCCGTTAGTTTGCAATCAGGTTGGATTAAATTTAATAATTCAAATTATAGTAATGGTTATTACCATGGAGACGGTAATTCAAATTTTGCAGCTATTCCAATAAAGGTTGGAGGGCGCTATTCATTTTCCAGATTTTACGTTGAGCCGCAGATTGGTTTTACTTATTTTTCTAATGAGTCTGCATATCAAAATCGCTCCACGACTTTTGCTTTAAATACAGGCGTTTATATAAATAAATTTTTAACAGCCGATGTTCGTTGGGAAAGATGGAATCGTGGTGGTTATGGCGCGAGTCTGATAGGTGCTCGAGTGGCTTATTGGTTTAGATTTTCAAATAAGAAAGATTATAATCATTGGAAATAA
- the metF gene encoding methylenetetrahydrofolate reductase [NAD(P)H] — MKITEHIAQAKETLLSYEILPPLKGKDISSIYQHLDSLMEFKPSWINVTYHRVESVFKKLPNGSFEKIQMRKRPGTVGICAALKNHYGVDAVPHIICGGFSKTETEDALIDLNFLGIDNVLVLRGDAAKSDGTFIPEPDGNAHALDLLKQVADLNKGVYLNSEGIVNGFSTDFCMGVAGYPEKHFEAPNLSTDLEYLKQKVDAGASYIMTQMFFNNAKYFEFVETCKSMGINVPIIPGLKPITKKKQLSILPSIFHVDIPEAFSKELLKTKNDQEAEAVGVEWLIQQSKELKAAGVPVLHYYTLGKPSTIKNVVKEIF, encoded by the coding sequence ATGAAGATTACGGAACATATCGCTCAAGCAAAAGAAACTTTACTGTCCTACGAAATATTGCCTCCTTTAAAAGGGAAGGATATTTCCTCTATATACCAACATTTAGATTCTTTAATGGAATTTAAGCCTTCTTGGATCAATGTAACTTATCATAGAGTTGAATCTGTATTTAAAAAATTACCTAACGGTTCTTTTGAAAAAATACAGATGAGAAAAAGGCCAGGTACCGTTGGGATATGTGCCGCTTTGAAAAATCATTATGGCGTAGATGCGGTTCCTCATATCATCTGTGGCGGTTTTTCAAAAACAGAAACTGAAGATGCATTGATCGATTTGAATTTTCTAGGTATTGACAATGTACTTGTTTTACGTGGTGATGCAGCTAAAAGTGACGGAACTTTCATACCCGAACCCGACGGAAATGCACATGCTTTGGATTTATTAAAACAAGTGGCAGATTTGAATAAAGGTGTTTATTTGAATTCGGAAGGCATTGTCAATGGATTTTCCACTGATTTTTGTATGGGCGTTGCAGGTTATCCGGAAAAGCATTTTGAAGCCCCGAATCTATCTACTGATTTGGAATATTTGAAACAAAAAGTGGATGCAGGTGCAAGCTATATCATGACACAGATGTTTTTCAATAATGCCAAATATTTTGAATTTGTAGAAACTTGTAAATCTATGGGAATCAATGTTCCCATTATTCCAGGATTGAAACCTATTACGAAGAAAAAGCAATTAAGCATTTTGCCAAGCATTTTTCATGTAGATATTCCGGAAGCATTTTCCAAAGAATTACTTAAAACTAAAAACGACCAAGAAGCCGAAGCAGTTGGCGTTGAATGGCTTATCCAACAAAGTAAAGAACTAAAAGCGGCAGGCGTGCCGGTCTTGCATTACTACACTTTGGGTAAACCTTCCACCATTAAAAATGTCGTGAAAGAAATTTTCTAA
- a CDS encoding circularly permuted type 2 ATP-grasp protein, which translates to MTIDYFLENYRYRENIWDEMRGKDGIREHYLKIFDTLKTLDEQKLLQKNHMAGELFMNQGITFTVYKNNNEGIERIFPFDIIPRVIDGKEWDMLEKGIAQRLKALNLFLNDIYNDQNILKDNIVPASLIASCPMYNREVFGIKVASDIYVHISGIDLIRGQDGKFYVLEDNLRTPSGVSYMLENREVTKRIFSNMLADNNVRRVSNYPLLLHDVLLQLASTQVSNPRVVILTPGIYNSAYYEHTFLARQMGVALVEGRDLVVNDNKVYMKTTNGLEQVHVIYRRVDDEYLDPLVFKKESVLGVPGLMSAYRKGNVAIVNAVGNGVADDKAVYPYVPAMIKYYLNEEPILSNVPTYNLMNEEERNHVFKNIHSMVIKSTNQSGGYGMIMGNATTEEEWLAAKPEIENNPRNYIAQPIVNLSTVPCFIDGKFQARHVDLRPYALYGPDGIHLVPGGLTRVALKEGSMVVNSSQGGGSKDTWVVDF; encoded by the coding sequence ATGACAATTGATTATTTTTTAGAAAATTATCGCTACCGGGAAAATATTTGGGATGAAATGCGTGGTAAAGATGGAATTCGCGAGCATTACCTCAAAATCTTTGACACTTTAAAAACCTTAGACGAACAGAAACTACTCCAAAAAAATCACATGGCAGGAGAGTTGTTCATGAATCAAGGTATTACTTTTACCGTCTATAAAAATAACAATGAAGGTATCGAGCGAATATTCCCATTTGACATCATCCCTCGTGTAATTGATGGGAAAGAATGGGATATGTTAGAAAAGGGTATTGCGCAAAGACTAAAAGCGTTAAATCTTTTTCTCAATGATATATATAACGACCAAAATATATTGAAAGATAATATAGTACCAGCATCTTTGATTGCTTCTTGTCCAATGTATAATCGCGAGGTTTTTGGGATAAAAGTGGCTTCGGATATATACGTACATATTTCGGGTATTGATTTAATAAGAGGACAAGATGGTAAGTTTTACGTTTTAGAAGATAATTTGCGTACGCCATCTGGGGTTTCTTATATGTTGGAAAATCGCGAAGTGACTAAGCGCATTTTTTCCAATATGTTGGCGGATAATAATGTAAGACGTGTTAGCAATTACCCATTGCTTTTGCATGATGTGCTTTTGCAATTGGCATCTACGCAGGTTTCCAATCCACGAGTCGTGATTTTAACGCCAGGTATTTACAATTCAGCGTATTACGAACATACATTCTTGGCACGTCAGATGGGGGTTGCGCTTGTTGAAGGTCGTGACTTGGTCGTCAATGACAATAAAGTGTATATGAAAACTACCAACGGATTGGAACAAGTGCATGTTATTTATCGCAGGGTAGATGATGAGTATTTGGATCCATTGGTATTCAAAAAAGAAAGTGTTTTAGGTGTTCCGGGTTTGATGTCCGCTTATCGAAAAGGAAATGTAGCGATTGTAAATGCAGTTGGAAATGGTGTTGCGGATGATAAAGCGGTTTATCCATATGTTCCCGCGATGATCAAATATTATCTCAATGAAGAACCCATTTTGAGTAATGTGCCAACGTATAATTTGATGAATGAGGAAGAGCGTAACCACGTTTTTAAAAATATTCATAGTATGGTTATTAAAAGTACCAATCAATCTGGTGGATATGGAATGATTATGGGCAATGCAACAACCGAGGAAGAGTGGCTCGCTGCTAAACCTGAAATCGAAAACAATCCTAGAAACTATATTGCACAACCCATTGTAAATTTATCTACAGTACCATGTTTTATTGATGGTAAATTTCAAGCAAGGCACGTTGATTTAAGACCCTATGCCTTATATGGACCCGATGGTATTCATTTGGTGCCAGGTGGTTTAACTCGTGTAGCGTTGAAAGAGGGGTCTATGGTGGTAAACTCTTCTCAAGGTGGTGGTAGTAAAGATACTTGGGTCGTAGATTTTTAA
- a CDS encoding ribonuclease Z: MFSVTILGNNSALPAYNRHPTAQMVHLNEQNILLDCGEGTQMRMLEFKVKRNNLNYIFISHLHGDHYLGLAGLINTLNLTGRSEPLNLFAPPPLEEILRLQFANGNTKLNFDLRFFPLPEEAGPLVETSTFRVSTFLTEHRVTCHGFLIEEIKKPRSIVPEKTQEFGIPFDYYPALQNGADYISEDGELIIPNEILTEEAPLPKSYAYCADSRFTTSFLPYIENADTIYHETTYLDDLREKAESRYHSTTKQAATIATLAHAKQLLIGHFSSMYDDLTPFQLEAASVFPNSIRTQEGETYNI; the protein is encoded by the coding sequence ATGTTTTCAGTAACCATATTAGGCAACAATTCTGCATTGCCTGCATACAATCGGCATCCGACTGCACAGATGGTTCATTTGAATGAACAAAATATTCTTTTGGATTGTGGAGAAGGTACGCAGATGCGCATGTTGGAATTTAAGGTTAAGAGGAATAATCTTAACTATATTTTCATCAGTCACTTGCACGGCGATCATTATCTTGGGTTGGCCGGCTTGATTAATACGTTGAATTTAACAGGCAGATCTGAACCTCTAAATTTATTTGCGCCTCCTCCATTGGAAGAAATTCTAAGGTTACAATTTGCCAATGGAAATACCAAACTCAATTTTGATTTGCGTTTTTTCCCTCTACCAGAGGAAGCAGGGCCCTTAGTCGAAACTTCCACGTTTCGAGTATCGACCTTTTTAACGGAGCATCGTGTAACTTGTCACGGTTTTTTAATTGAAGAAATTAAGAAACCAAGAAGTATTGTACCAGAAAAAACACAAGAATTTGGTATACCGTTTGACTATTATCCGGCATTACAAAATGGTGCAGATTACATTTCTGAAGATGGAGAACTGATTATTCCCAATGAAATATTAACGGAAGAAGCCCCTCTACCCAAAAGCTATGCTTATTGTGCAGATTCTAGATTTACAACTTCATTTTTACCGTATATAGAAAATGCAGATACGATCTATCACGAAACCACTTATTTGGATGATTTACGTGAAAAAGCAGAAAGTCGATATCACAGCACAACCAAACAAGCGGCAACTATTGCTACTTTAGCACACGCTAAACAGCTATTGATTGGGCATTTCAGTTCCATGTATGATGATCTCACGCCATTTCAATTAGAAGCAGCTTCTGTTTTCCCTAATTCTATTAGGACGCAAGAAGGAGAAACATATAATATCTAA
- a CDS encoding rhomboid family intramembrane serine protease yields MQQFRPTNFQVLPPIIKNLLIINVLVYLAQSVLGTSVGNYINNMFALHVIQSHYFKPWQLFTYMFMHGSWMHIFSNMFALWMFGSILENFWGPKRFLTFYIICGIGAAACQLIYTEFSLFGIEHAYANLNTHLTFDNFLQFNNKYHFDKYDGRVLELIHYWKMQPNSLDLARAASMVIQQNYDVLVNTETVGASGAIFGVLVAFGYLFPNTYLYFYFLVPIKAKWFVTGYIAYELYLGFQNSVGDNVAHMAHIGGGLIGFILVYFWNKKNRNNFY; encoded by the coding sequence ATGCAGCAGTTTAGACCGACAAACTTCCAAGTATTGCCACCCATTATCAAAAATCTTTTGATAATTAATGTATTGGTGTATTTGGCTCAATCGGTTTTGGGTACTAGTGTAGGCAATTATATCAACAATATGTTTGCATTGCACGTTATCCAAAGTCATTATTTCAAACCTTGGCAGTTATTTACCTATATGTTCATGCACGGCAGTTGGATGCATATATTTAGTAATATGTTTGCCTTGTGGATGTTTGGTTCGATTTTGGAAAATTTTTGGGGTCCGAAACGTTTTTTGACTTTCTATATTATTTGTGGTATTGGTGCGGCAGCATGTCAATTGATCTATACCGAATTTTCCTTATTTGGAATAGAGCATGCTTATGCTAATTTGAATACACATTTAACCTTTGATAATTTTCTTCAATTCAATAACAAATATCATTTTGATAAATATGATGGACGAGTATTGGAATTGATTCATTATTGGAAAATGCAACCCAATAGTTTAGATCTTGCGAGAGCTGCTTCGATGGTAATACAGCAGAATTATGATGTATTAGTAAATACGGAAACTGTTGGAGCTAGTGGAGCTATTTTTGGTGTATTGGTTGCATTTGGTTATTTATTTCCTAATACGTATTTGTATTTTTACTTTTTGGTGCCGATTAAAGCCAAATGGTTTGTTACCGGATATATTGCTTATGAATTGTATTTAGGATTTCAAAACTCTGTAGGTGATAATGTTGCGCACATGGCACATATTGGAGGAGGCTTGATTGGATTTATTTTGGTGTACTTTTGGAACAAGAAAAATAGAAACAATTTTTATTAA
- a CDS encoding alpha-E domain-containing protein — MLLSRIADALYWENRYMERAHVLLRVVSNHYILSLDKDIGGNITWKSVLELFSSYSPEQIASIEKDTKLSIKSLLVDSSNDGSLVNIINRSRENARGVQDHITKELWEEINGVYHLIHHSDIEERIDNAETLDVLEELITKCVLYTGTADITMPRGAGWNFMNLGRYIERCMTTICIAEKQFEMFDFDFAGEKDIMKWRLLLLELSGYELYLKTYRTPKYNTNVVHQVFFNVNFPHSVIYSLRKIERYLDSVVHEASSPENAALWRKFQRLYSKLRYTDYDSIDSIDLKEFVGEIKCDLIEVSTHLGQNFFSYN; from the coding sequence ATGCTTTTAAGTAGAATCGCAGATGCCCTTTATTGGGAAAATAGGTACATGGAGAGAGCACATGTATTATTGAGAGTCGTTTCTAATCATTATATATTGTCTTTAGATAAAGATATCGGTGGAAATATTACATGGAAATCTGTATTAGAATTGTTTTCAAGCTACTCGCCTGAGCAAATTGCTTCTATAGAAAAAGATACAAAATTATCCATAAAGTCTCTTTTGGTTGATAGTTCTAATGATGGTTCCTTAGTTAATATAATTAATCGGTCGCGTGAAAATGCTCGAGGTGTACAAGATCATATTACCAAAGAATTATGGGAAGAAATTAATGGAGTGTATCATTTGATTCATCATTCGGATATTGAAGAACGTATTGATAATGCAGAAACTTTAGATGTATTAGAAGAGCTGATTACCAAATGTGTTTTATATACAGGTACTGCTGATATCACTATGCCAAGAGGTGCTGGATGGAACTTTATGAATTTGGGTAGGTATATAGAGCGTTGCATGACAACCATTTGCATAGCAGAAAAACAATTTGAAATGTTTGATTTTGATTTTGCTGGCGAAAAAGATATTATGAAATGGCGTTTGCTCTTATTAGAATTGTCTGGTTATGAATTGTATCTAAAAACCTATCGTACCCCGAAATACAATACTAATGTAGTACATCAAGTGTTTTTCAATGTCAATTTTCCACACTCTGTTATTTATAGTTTGAGAAAAATTGAAAGATATTTAGATTCCGTTGTTCATGAAGCCTCTTCACCAGAAAATGCGGCTTTATGGCGCAAGTTTCAACGATTGTATAGCAAATTGCGTTATACTGATTATGATTCCATCGATTCAATTGATTTGAAGGAATTTGTAGGAGAAATTAAGTGTGATTTGATTGAAGTAAGTACTCATTTGGGTCAAAACTTTTTCTCTTACAATTAG
- the obgE gene encoding GTPase ObgE → MADKNFIDLIRLFCRSGDGGAGSRHFMRTKFNAKAGPDGGDGGNGGSIILRGNQQLWTLLHLRYHKNILAKDGENGSKNNCSGANAEDIIIEVPLGTIAKDDETGEIEAEILEDGQEFVWLAGGKGGWGNQHFATPTNQAPEHAQPGLPGTEGWKQLELKMLADVGLVGFPNAGKSTLLSTITAAKPKIANYAFTTLTPQLGMVQYRDEKSFCIADLPGIIEGAAEGKGLGHQFLRHIERNAALLFLIPADSENHLKEYEILLDELKRYNPDMLQKNRLIAISKSDMLDEELKEEISKELPAEIPHLFISSVTNTGLVELKDALWKVLNLETV, encoded by the coding sequence ATGGCAGATAAAAATTTCATTGATTTAATTAGATTGTTTTGTAGAAGCGGTGATGGCGGTGCTGGAAGTAGACATTTCATGCGAACTAAATTCAATGCGAAAGCAGGTCCTGATGGTGGAGATGGAGGTAATGGAGGTAGTATTATCCTACGTGGTAATCAGCAATTATGGACACTTTTACACTTAAGATATCACAAAAATATTTTAGCAAAAGATGGCGAGAACGGAAGCAAAAACAATTGCTCTGGCGCCAATGCAGAAGATATTATTATAGAAGTTCCTCTAGGAACTATTGCAAAAGATGATGAAACTGGCGAGATCGAAGCAGAGATTCTAGAAGATGGACAAGAGTTTGTTTGGCTCGCTGGCGGTAAAGGAGGCTGGGGCAACCAACACTTTGCAACTCCAACCAACCAAGCACCAGAACATGCGCAACCAGGCTTACCTGGAACAGAAGGTTGGAAGCAATTGGAATTGAAAATGTTAGCAGACGTAGGTTTGGTAGGTTTTCCTAATGCAGGGAAAAGCACCTTATTATCTACGATCACTGCCGCAAAACCTAAAATTGCCAATTATGCATTTACTACTTTAACGCCCCAATTAGGCATGGTTCAATATCGTGATGAGAAATCATTCTGTATTGCGGACCTTCCGGGTATTATTGAAGGAGCTGCAGAAGGCAAAGGTTTAGGACATCAATTCTTGCGTCATATCGAAAGAAATGCTGCTCTATTATTCCTAATTCCAGCGGATAGCGAAAATCATTTGAAAGAATATGAAATCCTTTTAGATGAATTAAAACGCTACAATCCTGACATGTTGCAAAAAAATAGATTAATTGCTATCAGTAAATCTGACATGTTGGATGAAGAATTGAAAGAAGAAATTTCAAAAGAATTACCTGCAGAAATTCCTCATTTATTCATTTCTTCCGTAACAAATACAGGGTTAGTTGAACTAAAAGATGCACTTTGGAAAGTATTAAACCTTGAAACCGTATAA